A single Cucumis melo cultivar AY chromosome 4, USDA_Cmelo_AY_1.0, whole genome shotgun sequence DNA region contains:
- the LOC103487050 gene encoding uncharacterized protein LOC103487050, which yields MADHHHHHHQRPHRLSIPSRAGDFSTAGAASSSRPSFPLFPYSSSTPTPTPSKTRLYPKSSNKSSISFLFLLLFSLRSLYSLLPFLRSSPSFSLFPFSFLVSLLSFLLTLFFSLFTNSSSSSNFQFHNSKQNRGVFFLSSMSQQQLKTMVVKSVLLAIVFLLRFQALLYCGTAAMILAEMTGNVAARFLVEGRNQMTMGDRTRSRSSEVRGFLSLFFGLFLLSISWDRIDCFPFATSFIDKYGFSVLPRENCMRIWPMLLPFLSGFLGCYERISMNWGSVKQLGQKRVRLVSLFFTTIILFVPAVISMLLFEAEGKSVSLGSLAWPLANTVVFGVLLNENYSDDKLVSSKDFRSEFLVTFVCTVILELLYFPELSLWGLLFCGLLLYVAVRELDPVFLNYHELGVESSDSIVTMVMRPVRHILTERKSRKIALFLLINTGYMVVEFVAGFMSNSLGLISDACHMLFDCAALAIGLYASYISRLPANNQFNYGRGRFEILSGYANAVFLVLVGALIVLESLERILDPQEISTSSLLTVSIGGLVVNVVGLIFFHEEHHHAHGGSGSCSHSHSHSHSQRNSHSCAGSHHHDKHEHDSCRKHENAISVTKECHESSVSVHTGHHEHRQVDVCSENHLSYHCDDHHHLEHTDHHDHKHDHSHVHHHKHSHDHDHDHHHDCKHEHHDHVHRHDQHGHLSQPKSDVPKMVSHSVSESSHSHPSKQPVEGTVRKKHHHHHIDHNMEGIFLHVLADTMGSVGVVISTLLIKYKGWLVADPACSIFISIMIISSVIPLLRNSAEILLQRVPRAHEQDLKEAVSDIMEIHGVQGIQNLHVWSFTNTDVVGTLRLHVSTETDKPSIKAKVEHILHDAGIKDLTLQLEHNRELS from the coding sequence ATGGCCGatcaccaccaccaccaccaccagaGGCCTCACCGTCTCTCAATTCCGTCGCGTGCGGGTGATTTCTCCACTGCCGGCGCCGCCTCCTCTTCTCGACCATctttccctctctttccttattCGTCTTCAACCCCAACTCCCACTCCTTCAAAGACCCGCCTTTATCCCAAATCCTCCAATAAAAGCTCAATCTCATTCCTGTTTTTGCTTCTATTTTCTCTCCGTTCACTCTATTCTCTCCTCCCATTCCTCcgttcttctccttctttctctctcttcccCTTTTCTTTCTTGGTTTCTCTCTTGTCCTTTCTTCTtactctctttttctctctttttaccaattcttcttcttcctccaacTTCCAATTCCATAATTCGAAGCAGAACCGAGGCGTTTTCTTCTTGTCTTCGATGTCGCAGCAGCAGCTTAAGACTATGGTTGTTAAGTCAGTTCTACTTgccattgtttttcttcttcgaTTTCAAGCGTTGTTGTACTGTGGAACAGCTGCAATGATTCTTGCTGAAATGACTGGGAATGTGGCTGCTCGATTCTTGGTTGAGGGGCGGAATCAGATGACTATGGGTGATCGGACTCGAAGTCGGTCCTCTGAGGTTCGCGGGTTCTTGTCTTTGTTTTTTGGCTTGTTTCTGTTGTCTATTAGTTGGGACCGAATTGATTGCTTCCCTTTCGCTACTTCTTTCATTGATAAATACGGATTTTCTGTGCTTCCAAGAGAGAATTGTATGAGAATTTGGCCAATGTTGCTTCCTTTTCTTTCTGGGTTTTTGGGTTGTTATGAGCGGATTTCAATGAATTGGGGGAGTGTTAAGCAATTGGGTCAGAAACGAGTTAGATTAGTTTCACTGTTCTTCACGACTATTATCCTTTTTGTTCCTGCTGTAATCAGTATGCTCTTGTTTGAAGCGGAGGGGAAGAGTGTTTCCTTGGGAAGTCTTGCATGGCCTCTCGCAAACACTGTAGTTTTTGGGGTGcttttgaatgaaaattatAGTGATGACAAACTAGTCAGTTCGAAAGATTTTAGGAGTGAATTTCTGGTCACTTTTGTTTGTACTGTTATTCTAGAGTTGCTTTATTTTCCTGAGCTCTCTCTATGGGGATTGTTATTCTGTGGATTACTACTCTATGTGGCTGTAAGAGAGTTAGACCCTGTTTTCCTGAACTACCATGAGCTTGGGGTTGAGTCATCGGATTCAATTGTCACAATGGTTATGAGACCTGTTCGTCACATTCTGACCGAGCGGAAGTCTCGAAAGATTGCACTTTTCCTCTTGATAAACACTGGTTATATGGTTGTTGAATTTGTTGCTGGTTTTATGAGCAACAGTCTTGGGCTGATATCAGATGCATGCCATATGTTGTTTGATTGTGCTGCTTTGGCGATTGGGTTGTATGCTTCTTATATTTCTCGTTTGCCTGCGAACAATCAATTCAACTACGGGCGGGGGAGATTTGAGATTCTTTCAGGATATGCTAATGCTGTATTCCTCGTTTTGGTCGGGGCACTCATTGTATTGGAGTCGCTTGAGCGAATTTTGGACCCACAGGAGATATCTACTAGCAGTTTGTTAACAGTTTCTATTGGAGGGCTGGTTGTTAATGTGGTTGGTTTGATCTTCTTTCACGAAGAGCATCATCATGCCCATGGTGGATCGGGATCATGCTCACATTCGCATTCCCATTCACATTCTCAGAGGAATTCCCACTCGTGCGCAGGCTCTCATCATCATGACAAACACGAGCATGATAGCTGTAGGAAGCATGAGAATGCTATCTCTGTTACCAAGGAATGTCATGAAAGTTCAGTTTCTGTTCATACTGGCCATCATGAACACAGGCAGGTCGATGTTTGCAGTGAGAATCACCTTAGTTACCACTGTGACGATCATCATCATCTTGAACACACTGACCATCATGACCACAAGCATGATCATAGCCACGTTCATCACCACAAGCACTCTCACGATCACGATCATGACCATCATCATGACTGCAAGCATGAGCACCATGACCATGTTCATCGACATGACCAACACGGTCATCTTTCTCAACCCAAATCTGATGTGCCCAAAATGGTTTCTCATAGTGTTTCAGAAAGTTCACATAGCCACCCTTCAAAACAGCCTGTTGAGGGGACAGTACGAAAGAAGCACCATCATCACCACATTGACCACAACATGGAAGGGATATTTTTACACGTCTTGGCTGACACCATGGGAAGTGTTGGCGTTGTTATATCGACCCTTTTGATCAAATACAAGGGATGGCTTGTAGCCGATCCAGCCTGTTCCATATTTATTTCTATAATGATCATTTCTTCAGTTATTCCATTACTTAGAAACTCTGCAGAAATCTTACTTCAAAGAGTTCCTAGAGCACATGAGCAGGATTTGAAAGAGGCTGTGAGTGATATTATGGAAATACATGGAGTCCAAGGCATACAGAACCTGCACGTCTGGAGTTTCACCAACACTGACGTCGTGGGAACTCTCCGTCTTCATGTTTCAACGGAAACTGACAAGCCTTCTATAAAGGCAAAGGTTGAACACATTTTACATGATGCTGGAATCAAAGACTTGACATTGCAGCTGGAGCATAATCGGGAACTATCTTGA